The following coding sequences are from one Sesamum indicum cultivar Zhongzhi No. 13 linkage group LG11, S_indicum_v1.0, whole genome shotgun sequence window:
- the LOC105173306 gene encoding transcription factor TFIIIB component B''-like isoform X2, whose translation MGIDLDPLDDIFADEAVKNARAVGKFQPKSKFRPPRKDAAATSLSSSQAAQTIDPAQSESSDPRRRAESSEKGLDVVSNYDGGWHASIEKSVTENADIFIGLEALGDFLPHTTTDMGGGPAPVISSVGDSTHRCKVADVPKCHELSAAVDPVTAGKPIVSSSDGCGRMHDKELGREEMDIMDSINASEFTTNSGHRTGKFQPKPKLQMHEVKPAESLSCSLGSQSVPPEISYAEKDFSPTFQQDDVLDLSSLGFTHTLPTEASSELPLNEESMNLTEMTQLDSGIPLECPPEIPAKLASRRAKIGRNKTQTALDPSQQQQKTSTSCQENEMGRSLRPRKSKTNFCELGDEVEDVVRASEEFSEECPVNSAAEEETVNNEEFQVESDSQMKKVKQKFEKPVRKRKETEASDKDAKPKKFSHSTRRRRVDKVLLATPEDEIEYQKVPLRDLILLAEHKEREMKKEEAGAGVTANKQSNGNSSSRYNQEETFTSEQNGEYNDGQGSPRIEESPIYFNYHTHMDRTPSIRWSKQDTELFYEAVRQFGTDLSMIQQLFPDRTRRQVKLKYKKEERQHPLRLREALTNRTKDHSHFEKVIERLKQIAAEENQNADNDESIDLTGNEVDEGTLNAGDEEAKDEHIDEEVNENVENDFTEVQSPSKSEDIEDDLFIWSQYKSG comes from the exons ATGGGTATTGATTTGGATCCATTGGATGATATTTTTGCTGATGAAGCAGTGAAGAATG CACGGGCAGTAGGCAAGTTTCAGCCAAAGTCAAAGTTCCGACCGCCGAGAAAGGACGCAGCAGCAACTTCACTTTCTTCCTCACAAGCAGCCCAAACCATTGATCCTGCACAGAGCGAATCAAGCGACCCTAGGAGACGTGCAGAGTCATCAGAAAAag GTCTGGATGTTGTGTCTAACTATGATGGAGGCTGGCATGCTTCCATTGAAAAGTCAGTGACAGAG AATGCTGACATATTTATTGGGTTGGAAGCACTTGGTGATTTTCTTCCTCACACGACTACTGATATGG GAGGAGGGCCTGCTCCTGTTATTTCTTCTGTTGGGGATTCAACCCACAGATGTAAGGTGGCTGATGTTCCCAAATGTCATGAATTGTCAGCGGCCGTAGATCCTGTAACTGCTGGGAAGCCTATTGTTTCAAGTAGTGATGGATGTGGTCGCATGCATGATAAAGAATTGGGAAGAGAG GAAATGGATATTATGGACTCTATTAATGCATCTGAGTTTACAACCAACTCTG GACATAGAACAGGAAAATTTCAGCCAAAACCGAAATTACAAATGCATGAAGTTAAACCTGCCGAGTCGCTTTCTTGCTCACTTGGTTCACAATCTGTTCCACCTGAAATTAGTTATGCGGAGAAGGATTTTAGTCCTACATTTCAACAAGATGATGTTCTTGATCTTTCATCCCTAGGATTCACTCATACCTTGCCAACTGAAGCGTCCTCTGAACTTCCTCTGAATGAAGAGTCTATGAATCTTACGGAGATGACCCAGTTGGATTCGGGCATTCCTCTGGAGTGTCCGCCTGAAATTCCTGCAAAACTT GCTTCTCGGCGGGCAAAGATAGGAAGGAATAAGACTCAAACAGCATTAGATCCTTCTCAACAGCAGCAAAAGACTTCCACATCCTGTCAGGAGAATGAAATGGGTAGATCATTACGGCCtagaaaaagcaaaacaaattTTTGTGAACTAGGAGATGAGGTGGAGGATGTAGTCCGTGCTAGTGAGGAATTTTCTGAAGAATGTCCTGTCAATTCTGCTGCAGAGGAGGAAACTGTTAATAATGAGGAATTCCAAGTGGAAAGTGATTCACAAATGAAAAAGGTGAAGCAGAAGTTTGAAAAACCAGTCAGGAAGAGGAAGGAGACTGAAGCATCGGATAAGGATGCAAAGCCTAAAAAGTTCTCTCACTCTACTCGGCGAAGGCGAG TGGACAAGGTTTTGCTTGCAACTCCTGAAGATGAGATTGAATACCAAAAGGTTCCTCTTAGGGATTTGATTCTGCTGGCAGAGCACAAGGAGCGGGAGATG aaaaaagaagaggcgGGAGCAGGAGTAACAGCAAATAAACAAag TAATGGTAATTCTTCAAGCCGATACAATCAAGAAGAGACCTTCACTTCTGAACAAAATGGAGAATATAATGATGGACAAGGAAGCCCTAGGATTGAAGAGAGCCCCATCTACTTCAATTATCACACCCACATGGACAGAACACCCAGCATCAGATGGTCCAAACAGGACACAGAGTTGTTCTATGAG GCTGTGAGGCAGTTTGGGACAGATCTTTCTATGATACAACAACTTTTTCCTGATCGGACCCGCCGGCAAGTGAAGctgaaatacaaaaaagaagaacgGCAACATCCATTGAGGCTCCGTGAAGCTTTGACTAACCGTACCAAAG ATCATTCCCATTTTGAAAAGGTCATAGAACGCTTAAAGCAAATTGCCGCAGAAGAAAATCAGAATGCTGATAATGATGAATCAATAGATTTGACAGGCAATGAAGTGGATGAGGGGACTTTGAATGCTGGT GATGAAGAAGCCAAAGATGAGCACATTGATGAAGAGGTGAATGAGAATGTAGAAAACGACTTTACTGAAGTGCAAAGCCCTTCAAAGTCGGAGGATATTGAAGATGATTTGTTCATATGGAGTCAATATAAGAGTGGATAA
- the LOC105173334 gene encoding uncharacterized protein LOC105173334 encodes MASASDRAAEYTNSSSDSPDTPGTPSSNESVVPEEFYAFKNLICPELFRETIPRNTSALGLLPHGQTSRVSSIEEVALFMQTIDMHKRQRDNMERFQHSLETIHRRFHRVLSALCAMAPELITCPNFTDTHQRVASNQDFYPYFKDCVRAMDGALVPAWVLQIDQNRYRSRSAADARVLNHAISQDPAFPFPPNGKYYLVDAGFTNYQCFLAPYRGTRYHLAEYRGHGRRYRTPQDLFNHAHSRLRNVIQHCFGVLKKRFSILQWGMPSYLLQHQVDLVIACCTLHNFIRRFSHDDIIFNEPEDEIPPDMDAFYHRGYPTVTELEAQRIFRDNIAMQMWASYNPM; translated from the exons ATGGCGAGTGCGAGTGATAGAGCTGCTGAGTATACAAATTCCTCTAGTGACAGCCCGGATACACCCGGGACTCCAAGCAGCAATGAATCTGTTGTCCCTGAAGAGTTTTATGcgtttaaaaatttgatatgccCGGAGTTGTTTAGAGAGACTATACCTCGTAACACTAGTGCGCT GGGATTGCTGCCTCATGGTCAGACCTCGAGAGTGAGCTCCATTGAGGAGGTTGCACTGTTCATGCAAACGATTGACATGCATAAACGACAACGCGACAATATGGAGCGATTCCAACACTCACTTGAGACTATTCACCGTAGATTCCACCGGGTGCTTTCCGCTTTGTGCGCTATGGCACCCGAGCTAATCACTTGCCCCAATTTTACAGACACTCATCAAAGGGTGGCTAGCAATCAAGATTTCTACCCATACTTTAAG GATTGTGTCAGAGCGATGGACGGTGCATTGGTCCCTGCATGGGTCCTGCAAATAGATCAGAATCGATATCGATCTC GAAGTGCAGCTGATGCCCGTGTCTTGAACCATGCTATATCACAGGACCCAGCTTTCCCTTTTCCTCCAAATG GCAAGTACTATCTAGTGGATGCTGGATTTACAAACTACCAATGTTTTCTTGCGCCTTACCGAGGTACTAGATACCACCTAGCCGAGTATAGGGGCCATGGTCGCCGATACCGTACCCCACAGGACCTATTTAACCATGCCCATTCTCGTTTGCGAAATGTAATTCAACATTGCTTTGGAGTACTGAAAAAGCGATTTTCAATATTGCAGTGGGGGATGCCGAGCTACCTTCTTCAACACCAAGTGGATTTAGTTATCGCTTGTTGTACACTTCACAACTTCATCCGTAGGTTCAGTCATGATGACATCATTTTCAACGAACCAGAAGATGAAATTCCTCCTGATATGGATGCATTTTACCATAGAGGATATCCTACCGTGACTGAATTAGAAGCACAACGTATATTCCGTGACAACATAGCGATGCAGATGTGGGCATCTTATAATCCAATGTAG
- the LOC105173306 gene encoding transcription factor TFIIIB component B''-like isoform X1, translated as MGIDLDPLDDIFADEAVKNARAVGKFQPKSKFRPPRKDAAATSLSSSQAAQTIDPAQSESSDPRRRAESSEKVISGLDVVSNYDGGWHASIEKSVTENADIFIGLEALGDFLPHTTTDMGGGPAPVISSVGDSTHRCKVADVPKCHELSAAVDPVTAGKPIVSSSDGCGRMHDKELGREEMDIMDSINASEFTTNSGHRTGKFQPKPKLQMHEVKPAESLSCSLGSQSVPPEISYAEKDFSPTFQQDDVLDLSSLGFTHTLPTEASSELPLNEESMNLTEMTQLDSGIPLECPPEIPAKLASRRAKIGRNKTQTALDPSQQQQKTSTSCQENEMGRSLRPRKSKTNFCELGDEVEDVVRASEEFSEECPVNSAAEEETVNNEEFQVESDSQMKKVKQKFEKPVRKRKETEASDKDAKPKKFSHSTRRRRVDKVLLATPEDEIEYQKVPLRDLILLAEHKEREMKKEEAGAGVTANKQSNGNSSSRYNQEETFTSEQNGEYNDGQGSPRIEESPIYFNYHTHMDRTPSIRWSKQDTELFYEAVRQFGTDLSMIQQLFPDRTRRQVKLKYKKEERQHPLRLREALTNRTKDHSHFEKVIERLKQIAAEENQNADNDESIDLTGNEVDEGTLNAGDEEAKDEHIDEEVNENVENDFTEVQSPSKSEDIEDDLFIWSQYKSG; from the exons ATGGGTATTGATTTGGATCCATTGGATGATATTTTTGCTGATGAAGCAGTGAAGAATG CACGGGCAGTAGGCAAGTTTCAGCCAAAGTCAAAGTTCCGACCGCCGAGAAAGGACGCAGCAGCAACTTCACTTTCTTCCTCACAAGCAGCCCAAACCATTGATCCTGCACAGAGCGAATCAAGCGACCCTAGGAGACGTGCAGAGTCATCAGAAAAag TGATTTCAGGTCTGGATGTTGTGTCTAACTATGATGGAGGCTGGCATGCTTCCATTGAAAAGTCAGTGACAGAG AATGCTGACATATTTATTGGGTTGGAAGCACTTGGTGATTTTCTTCCTCACACGACTACTGATATGG GAGGAGGGCCTGCTCCTGTTATTTCTTCTGTTGGGGATTCAACCCACAGATGTAAGGTGGCTGATGTTCCCAAATGTCATGAATTGTCAGCGGCCGTAGATCCTGTAACTGCTGGGAAGCCTATTGTTTCAAGTAGTGATGGATGTGGTCGCATGCATGATAAAGAATTGGGAAGAGAG GAAATGGATATTATGGACTCTATTAATGCATCTGAGTTTACAACCAACTCTG GACATAGAACAGGAAAATTTCAGCCAAAACCGAAATTACAAATGCATGAAGTTAAACCTGCCGAGTCGCTTTCTTGCTCACTTGGTTCACAATCTGTTCCACCTGAAATTAGTTATGCGGAGAAGGATTTTAGTCCTACATTTCAACAAGATGATGTTCTTGATCTTTCATCCCTAGGATTCACTCATACCTTGCCAACTGAAGCGTCCTCTGAACTTCCTCTGAATGAAGAGTCTATGAATCTTACGGAGATGACCCAGTTGGATTCGGGCATTCCTCTGGAGTGTCCGCCTGAAATTCCTGCAAAACTT GCTTCTCGGCGGGCAAAGATAGGAAGGAATAAGACTCAAACAGCATTAGATCCTTCTCAACAGCAGCAAAAGACTTCCACATCCTGTCAGGAGAATGAAATGGGTAGATCATTACGGCCtagaaaaagcaaaacaaattTTTGTGAACTAGGAGATGAGGTGGAGGATGTAGTCCGTGCTAGTGAGGAATTTTCTGAAGAATGTCCTGTCAATTCTGCTGCAGAGGAGGAAACTGTTAATAATGAGGAATTCCAAGTGGAAAGTGATTCACAAATGAAAAAGGTGAAGCAGAAGTTTGAAAAACCAGTCAGGAAGAGGAAGGAGACTGAAGCATCGGATAAGGATGCAAAGCCTAAAAAGTTCTCTCACTCTACTCGGCGAAGGCGAG TGGACAAGGTTTTGCTTGCAACTCCTGAAGATGAGATTGAATACCAAAAGGTTCCTCTTAGGGATTTGATTCTGCTGGCAGAGCACAAGGAGCGGGAGATG aaaaaagaagaggcgGGAGCAGGAGTAACAGCAAATAAACAAag TAATGGTAATTCTTCAAGCCGATACAATCAAGAAGAGACCTTCACTTCTGAACAAAATGGAGAATATAATGATGGACAAGGAAGCCCTAGGATTGAAGAGAGCCCCATCTACTTCAATTATCACACCCACATGGACAGAACACCCAGCATCAGATGGTCCAAACAGGACACAGAGTTGTTCTATGAG GCTGTGAGGCAGTTTGGGACAGATCTTTCTATGATACAACAACTTTTTCCTGATCGGACCCGCCGGCAAGTGAAGctgaaatacaaaaaagaagaacgGCAACATCCATTGAGGCTCCGTGAAGCTTTGACTAACCGTACCAAAG ATCATTCCCATTTTGAAAAGGTCATAGAACGCTTAAAGCAAATTGCCGCAGAAGAAAATCAGAATGCTGATAATGATGAATCAATAGATTTGACAGGCAATGAAGTGGATGAGGGGACTTTGAATGCTGGT GATGAAGAAGCCAAAGATGAGCACATTGATGAAGAGGTGAATGAGAATGTAGAAAACGACTTTACTGAAGTGCAAAGCCCTTCAAAGTCGGAGGATATTGAAGATGATTTGTTCATATGGAGTCAATATAAGAGTGGATAA
- the LOC105173306 gene encoding transcription factor TFIIIB component B''-like isoform X3 translates to MGIDLDPLDDIFADEAVKNARAVGKFQPKSKFRPPRKDAAATSLSSSQAAQTIDPAQSESSDPRRRAESSEKVISGLDVVSNYDGGWHASIEKSVTENADIFIGLEALGDFLPHTTTDMAAVDPVTAGKPIVSSSDGCGRMHDKELGREEMDIMDSINASEFTTNSGHRTGKFQPKPKLQMHEVKPAESLSCSLGSQSVPPEISYAEKDFSPTFQQDDVLDLSSLGFTHTLPTEASSELPLNEESMNLTEMTQLDSGIPLECPPEIPAKLASRRAKIGRNKTQTALDPSQQQQKTSTSCQENEMGRSLRPRKSKTNFCELGDEVEDVVRASEEFSEECPVNSAAEEETVNNEEFQVESDSQMKKVKQKFEKPVRKRKETEASDKDAKPKKFSHSTRRRRVDKVLLATPEDEIEYQKVPLRDLILLAEHKEREMKKEEAGAGVTANKQSNGNSSSRYNQEETFTSEQNGEYNDGQGSPRIEESPIYFNYHTHMDRTPSIRWSKQDTELFYEAVRQFGTDLSMIQQLFPDRTRRQVKLKYKKEERQHPLRLREALTNRTKDHSHFEKVIERLKQIAAEENQNADNDESIDLTGNEVDEGTLNAGDEEAKDEHIDEEVNENVENDFTEVQSPSKSEDIEDDLFIWSQYKSG, encoded by the exons ATGGGTATTGATTTGGATCCATTGGATGATATTTTTGCTGATGAAGCAGTGAAGAATG CACGGGCAGTAGGCAAGTTTCAGCCAAAGTCAAAGTTCCGACCGCCGAGAAAGGACGCAGCAGCAACTTCACTTTCTTCCTCACAAGCAGCCCAAACCATTGATCCTGCACAGAGCGAATCAAGCGACCCTAGGAGACGTGCAGAGTCATCAGAAAAag TGATTTCAGGTCTGGATGTTGTGTCTAACTATGATGGAGGCTGGCATGCTTCCATTGAAAAGTCAGTGACAGAG AATGCTGACATATTTATTGGGTTGGAAGCACTTGGTGATTTTCTTCCTCACACGACTACTGATATGG CGGCCGTAGATCCTGTAACTGCTGGGAAGCCTATTGTTTCAAGTAGTGATGGATGTGGTCGCATGCATGATAAAGAATTGGGAAGAGAG GAAATGGATATTATGGACTCTATTAATGCATCTGAGTTTACAACCAACTCTG GACATAGAACAGGAAAATTTCAGCCAAAACCGAAATTACAAATGCATGAAGTTAAACCTGCCGAGTCGCTTTCTTGCTCACTTGGTTCACAATCTGTTCCACCTGAAATTAGTTATGCGGAGAAGGATTTTAGTCCTACATTTCAACAAGATGATGTTCTTGATCTTTCATCCCTAGGATTCACTCATACCTTGCCAACTGAAGCGTCCTCTGAACTTCCTCTGAATGAAGAGTCTATGAATCTTACGGAGATGACCCAGTTGGATTCGGGCATTCCTCTGGAGTGTCCGCCTGAAATTCCTGCAAAACTT GCTTCTCGGCGGGCAAAGATAGGAAGGAATAAGACTCAAACAGCATTAGATCCTTCTCAACAGCAGCAAAAGACTTCCACATCCTGTCAGGAGAATGAAATGGGTAGATCATTACGGCCtagaaaaagcaaaacaaattTTTGTGAACTAGGAGATGAGGTGGAGGATGTAGTCCGTGCTAGTGAGGAATTTTCTGAAGAATGTCCTGTCAATTCTGCTGCAGAGGAGGAAACTGTTAATAATGAGGAATTCCAAGTGGAAAGTGATTCACAAATGAAAAAGGTGAAGCAGAAGTTTGAAAAACCAGTCAGGAAGAGGAAGGAGACTGAAGCATCGGATAAGGATGCAAAGCCTAAAAAGTTCTCTCACTCTACTCGGCGAAGGCGAG TGGACAAGGTTTTGCTTGCAACTCCTGAAGATGAGATTGAATACCAAAAGGTTCCTCTTAGGGATTTGATTCTGCTGGCAGAGCACAAGGAGCGGGAGATG aaaaaagaagaggcgGGAGCAGGAGTAACAGCAAATAAACAAag TAATGGTAATTCTTCAAGCCGATACAATCAAGAAGAGACCTTCACTTCTGAACAAAATGGAGAATATAATGATGGACAAGGAAGCCCTAGGATTGAAGAGAGCCCCATCTACTTCAATTATCACACCCACATGGACAGAACACCCAGCATCAGATGGTCCAAACAGGACACAGAGTTGTTCTATGAG GCTGTGAGGCAGTTTGGGACAGATCTTTCTATGATACAACAACTTTTTCCTGATCGGACCCGCCGGCAAGTGAAGctgaaatacaaaaaagaagaacgGCAACATCCATTGAGGCTCCGTGAAGCTTTGACTAACCGTACCAAAG ATCATTCCCATTTTGAAAAGGTCATAGAACGCTTAAAGCAAATTGCCGCAGAAGAAAATCAGAATGCTGATAATGATGAATCAATAGATTTGACAGGCAATGAAGTGGATGAGGGGACTTTGAATGCTGGT GATGAAGAAGCCAAAGATGAGCACATTGATGAAGAGGTGAATGAGAATGTAGAAAACGACTTTACTGAAGTGCAAAGCCCTTCAAAGTCGGAGGATATTGAAGATGATTTGTTCATATGGAGTCAATATAAGAGTGGATAA